The following proteins are co-located in the Cutaneotrichosporon cavernicola HIS019 DNA, chromosome: 3 genome:
- a CDS encoding uncharacterized protein (Belongs to the major facilitator superfamily. Sugar transporter (TC 2.A.1.1) family), whose product MPVSYYHGVENNTNPTWWKDPSLRRNALWVSLSALMYGVKGFDSGMLNSAQAVPQFFLQFPTLKNNSALLGLTTAVMYLPGLFLPFFGAWLADKVGRKIPLIIAIMGAMLTPIIQATSKNLGQLIAGRFLMGCFSSVGAVSGLAMCAELSHPRFRAQAMSLQLSMYYIGNILCSSVAYACINNIGNSQWSWRIPFLTQSALPLLCLPLAIWIPQSPRWLVAQGREEEARKILANLHANGKMDDPLVNLEMAEVMNAIELERTNTQGWSALWRTKANRWRTWIVIHSAAGAQLNGIGIIAYYLVPMLKVVGITNPRQQSVLIIGMGVMNLGMNTAATYVVDRAGRRPMWISSTLTMLICLSVITGLSASFQKTHNPAIGNATVAFIFLFYCGFDIGWMPLGTPYTTEILPFGIRAKGIGLSTVSTYGALCFNTFVNPIAMSKISWRFYFVYIGICAYLLVVAYFTFPETKGRTLEQIGVVFGDLDETALHTPRHADLEKNPDVQVENTQDDTVPTLNK is encoded by the exons ATGCCGGTTTCTTATTATCACGGAGTCGAGAACAACACCAACCCGACGTGGTGGAAGGACCCGTCGCTGCGGCGTAACGCGCTATGGGTGTCCCTCTCGGCACTCATGTACGGCGTCAAGGGCTTCGACTCGGGCATGTTGAACAGTGCACAAGCGGTTCCCCAATTCTTCCTCCAGTTCCCAACGCTCAAGAACAACTCGGCGCTTCTGGGCCTCACCACTGCCGTCATGTATCTACCTGGCCTATTCTTACCTTTCTTTGGCGCGTGGCTGGCCGATAAAGTCGGCCGCAAGATCCccctcatcatcgccaTCATGGGGGCAATGTTGACGCCCATTATACAAGCCACATCTAAAAATCTCGGCCAACTCATCGCAGGCAGGTTTCTCATGGGCTGCTTTAGTTCGGTTGGCGCCGTGTCGGGTTTGGCCATGTGTGCCGAACTCTCCCACCCCCGATTTAGAGCCCAGGCAATGTCCCTCCAACTCTCCATGTACTATATCGGTAACATTCTGTGTTCGTCGGTCGCCTATGCGTGTATCAATAATATTGGTAACTCGCAATGGTCATGGCGTATCCCTTTCCTTACCCAGTCGGCTTTACCCCTCCTTTGTCTCCCCCTCGCCATCTGGATTCCTCAGTCACCACGCTGGCTCGTCGcccaaggtcgagaagaagaggcgAGGAAAATCCTCGCAAACCTCCACGCAAATGGAAAAATGGACGACcccctcgtcaacctcgagatggccgaggtCATGAATgccatcgagctcgagcggaCAAATACACAGGGATGGAGCGCGCTGTGGCGCACAAAAGCTAACCGCTGGCGCACGTGGATTGTCATCCACTCAGCTGCTGGCGCACAGCTAAATGGGATTGGAATTATTGCCTACTACCTCGTCCCAATGCTCAAGGTTGTCGGGATCACCAACCCCCGCCAACAATCGGTCCTCATCATCGGAATGGGAGTCATGAACCTCGGCATGAACACGGCCGCAACATACGTTGTGGACCGGGCCGGCCGCCGTCCCATGTGGATCTCGTCCACACTCACCATGCTTATTTGCCTGAGCGTCATTACTGGCCTCAGCGCCTCGTTCCAAAAAACCCACAACCCCGCGATTGGCAACGCAACCGTCGCAttcatcttcctcttctACTGCGGCTTCGACATTGGATGGATGCCCCTCGGCACTCCCTACACCACCGAGATCCTTCCCTTCGGCATCCGCGCAAAGGGTATCGGACTTTCCACCGTCTCGACGTATGGTGCTCTGTGTTTCAACACTTTTGTCAACCCGATTGCG ATGTCCAAGATCTCGTGGCGCTTCTACTTTGTCTACATCGGGATTTGCGCGtacctcctcgtcgttgcgTACTTTACGTTCCCGGAAACCAAGGGCCGTACGCTCGAGCAGATTGGAGTTGTCttcggcgacctcgacgagaccGCTCTCCACACCCCCCGCCACGCCGACCTGGAAAAGAACCCAGACGTCCAGGTCGAGAATACACAG
- a CDS encoding uncharacterized protein (Protein of unknown function (DUF2804)) — protein MPIETELKTPVKLTKADGSFNRAAHGWARQPIVDTSGIDGTVLNGKNRRWEYWCVLTPTHILAFSIADIDYFAPASVWIFDRKKNKPLVNYASIGAVGSIKLSPNVEDGPHRAYHSSADGELVIDIEHVEGGTRIRASVPGGSFDVLASLPKDHERTAVVVPWSDDLFQYTLKDISRPATGSVTVGGETFPVPQGSWAILDHGRGRWPSDVHWNWGAGSGRLADGRVVGLQVGDKWTDGTGSTENSFLVGTRVYKIGDKLKWEYDTSNWMDVWRISGGGLDASLTPFYDKASSVNTPEVKSRTDQCFGIWKGKFDTGDEVVEFEDIVGFVEDVEKTW, from the coding sequence ATGCCCATCGAGACCGAACTCAAGACACCTGTCAAGCTGACGAAGGCGGACGGTTCCTTCAACCGAGCAGCGCACGGGTGGGCGCGCCAACCGATCGTCGACACCTCGGGCATCGACGGCACCGTGCTGAACGGCAAGAACAGGCGCTGGGAGTACTGGTGTGTGCTCACGCCGACACATATTCTCGCGTTCTCGATCGCCGACATCGACTACTTTGCGCCGGCGAGTGTGTGGATTTTTGATCGGAAGAAGAATAAGCCTTTGGTCAACTATGCGAGCATCGGGGCGGTCGGCAGTATAAAGCTCTCTCCGaacgtcgaggacgggcCACATCGCGCCTACCATTCGAGTGCggatggcgagctcgttATTGACATCGAGCACGTTGAAGGCGGTACGCGGATCCGCGCCTCGGTTCCGGGTGGTAGTTTTGACGTGTTGGCATCTTTGCCGAAAGACCACGAACGAACCGCCGTGGTCGTGCCCTGGTCAGACGATCTGTTCCAGTACACGCTCAAGGACATTTCGCGCCCCGCCACAGGATCCGTCAcggtcggcggcgagacgTTCCCGGTCCCACAAGGATCGTGGGCAATTCTCGACCATGGACGCGGTCGATGGCCGTCGGACGTCCACTGGAATTGGGGGGCGGGATCAGGGAGGCTCGCTGATGGCCGCGTTGTGGGGTTACAGGTCGGCGATAAGTGGACAGACGGCACGGGGTCGACTGAGAACTcgttcctcgtcggcacAAGGGTATACAAGATcggcgacaagctcaagtGGGAGTACGATACGAGTAATTGGATGGACGTGTGGCGTATCTCTGGCGGCGGGCTCGACGCGTCTCTCACGCCGTTCTATGATAAGGCGTCCTCGGTGAATACGCCAGAGGTCAAGAGCCGCACAGACCAGTGCTTCGGTATCTGGAAGGGCAAGTTTGACACAGgggacgaggtcgtcgagttCGAGGACATTGTCGGCTTTGTCGAGGATGTTGAGAAGACCTGGTAG
- a CDS encoding uncharacterized protein (Amidohydrolase family) yields MRIFKNGRVFTSARDDDTLHDALVVDGDQVAFVGPNHEAERIAGSQAEVVDLRGRVVLPGVLDGHIHTLQFGSFLTRFVCLGKTAAEVQDLVRQRKREQPDAKFLLGASFLYDTLGVSPTKEILDQAEPDTPVFIDSADLHSCWVNSAALKVLGITKDTPDPSGGEIERDANGDATGFLKENAFHTIVWPYLSENTTKDERKAALKLSFEAFVSTGVTGGVDMAMMEDSLEALEEIYDEDGRLPIRINAHWFINSLGTQEDHAKQVRRAAEHRDRLKDKAKWLNVIGIKTISDGVVDSCTAYMKDPYPDGSKPGPIWPKDDLTKVFILADSLGLQIACHALGDAASEQALDAFEATYEANGPKNRRHRMEHLESITSDSIKRLTKHGIVASLQPLHADPVYMANWRKMLGYDERTDRAFPWKEFQEAGSLISFGTDAPVAPHHPFPNLYTATTRRSGVNPKLPDPTDPRLIAMEKFSFPLAVSIRHYTAGTAYSTYQEDVYGSLEKGKSADFAIVNVDPFRDGVNTLREAQAGVDETWIGGERVWQRK; encoded by the exons ATGCGTATCTTCAAGAACGGTCGAGTGTTCACGTCGgcccgcgacgacgataCGCtgcacgacgcgctcgtcgtcgacggcgaccaGGTCGCGTTCGTCGGTCCGAACCATGAAGCCGAGCGTATCGCTGGC TCCCAAGCCGAGGTGGTTGATCTCCGAGgacgcgtcgtcctccccggcgtcctcgacggaCACATCCATACTCTTCAATTTGGCAGTTTCCTAACCCGATTCGTCTGTCTCGGCAAGACGGCTGCCGAGGTACAGGACCTTGTGCGCCAGCGTAAACGCGAGCAGCCCGATGCAAAGTTCCTTCTCGGCGCAAGCTTCTTATACGACACCCTGGGCGTTTCGCCCACCAAGGAGATCTTGGACCAGGCCGAGCCCGACACACCCGTGTTTATCGACAGTGCAGACCTGCATAGTTGCTGGGTCAATTCTGCTGCACTCAAGGTTCTTGGAATCACGAAGGACACGCCCGACCCGTCGGGCGGCGAgattgagcgcgacgcaaACGGCGACGCTACGGGATTCCTCAAG GAAAACGCCTTCCACACCATCGTGTGGCCGTACCTCTCGGAAAACACGACTAAGGATGAACGCAAGGCAGCTCTCAAATTGTCGTTTGAGGCGTTCGTCTCCACAGGCGTGAcgggcggcgtcgacatggCTATGATGGAAGACAGCCTCGAAGCGTTGGAGGAGATAtatgacgaggacggccgcCTGCCGATCCGTATCAACGCGCATTGGTTCATCAATAGTCTTGGAACGCAGGAGGACCATGCGAAACAAGTCCGTCGGGCGGCGGAACATCGCGACCGTCTGAAAGATAAGGCAAAGTGGCTCAACGTCATTGGAATCAAGACCATCTcggacggcgtcgtcgatTCATGT ACTGCATACATGAAGGACCCGTATCCCGACGGCAGCAAGCCCGGACCCATCTGGCCCAAGGATGACCTGACCAAGGTCTTCATCCTTGCTGATTCTTTAGGTCTCCAGATCGCATGCCATGCCCTgggcgacgcggcgagcgagcaggccctcgacgcctTCGAAGCTACCTACGAGGCCAACGGGCCCAAGAACAGGCGGCACCGCATGGAACACCTCGAAAGCATCACTTCCGACAGCATCAAGCGGCTCACGAAACACGGTATCGTGGCCAGCTTGCAGCCCCTCCACGCCGATCCGGTGTACATGGCCAACTGGCGTAAGATGCTCGGTTACGACGAGCGTACCGACCGCGCCTTTCCTTGGAAAGAGTTCCAGGAGGCCGGCAGTCTCATCAGCTTCGGTACCGACGCTCCAGTCGCACCACACCACCCCTTCCCGAACCTCTACACCGCCACCACACGCAGGTCGGGCGTCAACCCTAAACTGCCCGACCCTACCGACCCACGGCTTATCGCGATGGAGAAATTCTCATTCCCCCTCGCCGTCAGCATCCGGCATTATACTGCTGGCACGGCGTACAGCACGTATCAGGAGGACGTGTATGGTAGCCTCGAGAAGGGGAAGAGCGCCGACTTTGCGATTGTGAATGTTGATCCGTTCCGGGACGGCGTCAACACCCTGCGTGAGGCGCAggctggcgtcgacgagacgTGGATCGGGGGTGAGCGTGTGTGGCAGCGCAAGTAG
- a CDS encoding uncharacterized protein (Belongs to the enoyl-CoA hydratase isomerase family) codes for MGLTTVTRPHPLVWQITLSQPPDNRLTADVLHEMMRRFDQIEADWRRTNAGKPPVEWQGGALIITGGGPKFFSNGLDPETTKNPDFNKGLFDPFKNRLLTFPLITIAAINGHCKRLIMTGGRGLLSLNENVIGIPLAPAGVELCKMKLAANYLTPVTLGDRFNQKQALAAGIIHEIVDVSRGPNGLLERAVEIGVSEGPKTSWGVWGAIKEGMYRSVIDAGVLPRAPRSAELDELFWSRMAREEFGAAIKSKL; via the exons ATGGGCCTCACAACCGTCACCCGTCCTCACCCGCTCGTGTGGCAGATTACACTGTCGCAGCCGCCCGACAACCGCTTGACGGCCGACGTGCTGCACGAGATGATGCGGCGCTTTGACCAGATCGAGGCGGACTGGCGGCGCACCAACGCCGGCAAGCCGCCGGTCGAGTGGCAGGGCGGCGCGCTAATCATCACGGGCGGCGGACCCAAGTTCTTCAGCAACGGGCTGGACCCCGAGACCACCAAGAACCCGGACTTTAACAAGG gaCTCTTCGACCCCTTCAAGAACCGCCTCCTCACATTCCCGCTCATCACCATCGCGGCCATCAACGGACACTGTAAGCGCCT GATCATGACTGGCGGCCGTGGCCTGCTGAGTCTGAACGAGAATGTCATCGGTATTCCCCTCGCCCCCGCCGGCGTCGAACTGTGCAAGATGAAACTAGCCGCCAACTACCTTACCCCCGTGACGCTGGGCGACCGCTTCAACCAGAAACAGGCACTCGCCGCTGGGATCATCCACGAGATCGTGGACGTCTCGCGTGGCCCCAACGGACTGCTCGAGCGGGCTGTCGAGATCGGCGTTAGCGAGGGTCCGAAGACGTCGTGGGGCGTGTGGGGAGCCATCAAGGAGGGCATGTACCGCAGCGTCATTGATGCGGGTGTGTTGccccgcgcgccgcggaGTGCCGAACTCGACGAGCTCTTCTGGTCCCGCATGGCGCGGGAGGAGTTTGGCGCGGCAATCAAGTCCAAGCTCTGA
- a CDS encoding uncharacterized protein (Major Facilitator Superfamily) has translation MDSNTARDGGVSTLPVRSPSAASSTHSRPFITPPQTPLGPSSTDSPTPLEEPGDTEPDLYAHHHYVLKRLRRACPAPSPRRLRIITGALCASMILCGWNDGSVGPLIPSLQRYYDINYLKMSILFIMVFVGSLIAGLTNVWITDRIGFGLVTPLAAVSTGVAYLIAGTGAPYPVFLIGYIFNGFGMGIQDAQVNNLVTRLPNADTKMSIVQACFSLGGTVSPFISTAFAQHVEAAYRYFFVAMGVAIVAAGIMLWAFEGKTEEQLTALLPKDADVRREKKERKEREKENGEAKGHQERVPSIVLNEAAPLPPADAEIFYVPDSSGTKMLRIFSTPSVYALIIWAFLYVGVEVSISGWLTSFLINERGASAAAGYAVTGFWGGMSVGRIVLIPVTKKIGYQFSIYLYAAIALALELTIWFTHSLIGNGVCYAFVGFFLGPIYPNALMVVSQVLDDDLRGGVMGIMGSLGGAGAAAIPFMTGGIADKHGIWTIQPIAVAMIAAFTTIWMFVPRKRITSRYTPKRRVIEK, from the exons ATGGACTCGAATAcagcgcgcgacggcggggTATCAACCCTCCCCGTCAGATCACCCTCCGCGGCATCATCCACACACTCGCGCCCTTTCATAACCCCACCACAGACTCCATTGGGCCCCTCATCGACCGACAGCCCCACACCACTCGAGGAACCGGGCGACACTGAACCTGACCTCTAcgcccaccaccactaTGTCTTGAAACGGTTGCGGCGCGCCTGTCCCGCACCAAGTCCCCGTCGGCTGCGGATCATCACCGGCGCATTATGCGCGTCCATGATCTTGTGTGGATGGAACGACGGCAGTGTCGGCCCGCTCATCCCGAGTTTACAGCGCTACTACGAC ATCAACTACCTCAAAATGTccatcctcttcatcatGGTGTTTGTCGGCTCGCTCATTGCGGGACTGACAAACGTATGGATCACCGACCGCATCGGCTTCGGACTCGTAACGCCCCTCGCAGCAGTCTCGACAGGTGTTGCCTACCTCATCGCCGGCACCGGGGCGCCCTACCccgtcttcctcatcgGGTATATCTTCAATGGATTCGGGATGGGTATCCAA gacGCACAGGTCAATAACCTCGTCACGCGCCTTCCGAATGCCGACACCAAAATGTCCATTGTGCAGGCATGTTTTAGCCTCGGCGGCACAGTCTCGCCCTTCATCTCGACCGCATTCGCTCAACATGTTGAAGCGGCGTACAGGTACTTTTTCGTTGCGATGGGtgtcgccatcgtcgcgGCCGGCATTATGCTGTGGGCGTTCGAGGGCAAGACGGAGGAACAGTTGACTGCATTGTTGCCCAAAGACGCCGACGTGCggagggagaagaaggagcgcaaggagagagagaaggagaacgGGGAAGCCAAGGGACACCAGGAGCGCGTACCCTCCATCGTCCTTAACGAGGCTGCACCCCTGCCACCGGCCGATGCGGAGATTTTTTATGTGCCCGACTCGAGCGGAACCAAGATGTTGCGCATCTTCTCCACGCCCAGCGTGTATGCGCTCATCATCTGGGCGTTCCTCTACGTCGGCGTAGAGGTCAGTATCTCGGGATGGCTGACGTCGTTCCTCATcaacgagcgcggcgcatcCGCTGCTGCCGGATATGCCGTGACTGGCTTCTGGGGCGGCATGTCAGTGGGCCGTATTGTGCTCATCCCTGTCACCAAGAAGATCGGGTACCAGTTTTCAATCTATCTCTacgccgccatcgcgcttgccctcgagctcacgaTTTGGTTCACGCACAGCCTCATTGGTAATGGTGTGTGCTATGCTTTCGTTGGTTTCTTCCTCGGCCCGATCTATCCCAACGCCCTCATGGTCGTCAGCCAGGTcctggacgacgacctccgcggcggcgtcatgGGCATCATGGGCAGCCTCGGTGGAGCAGGAGCGGCCGCCATCCCGTTCATGACAGGCGGTATTGCGGACAAG CACGGGATCTGGACAATCCAGCCAATCGCCGTGGCCATGATCGCGGCATTCACCACCATCTGGATGTTTGTGCCCCGTAAGCGTATCACTTCCCGGTACACGCCCAAGCGGCGAGTGATAGAGAAGTAG
- a CDS encoding uncharacterized protein (3-hydroxyacyl-CoA dehydrogenase, C-terminal domain) produces the protein MIAPATRLPAVAAARVSTLTRHLSSTTAPRDVRRLAVFGAGSMGSGIAQVAATGGIKVTMADVREDALERGMEGIKKSLARVAKKQSPDDIDGFVQRVLANIETTTNGEQAVADVDLVIEAVIEHLPLKQELFARLDKAARPDTIFASNTSSLLVQDIAQSVSPERRALFGGLHFFNPAVMMKLVEVVRTPQTNDEAYNLLLHFVDQIGKVGVKAKDVPGFIVNRLLVPYKLEAVRMLERGDASAEDIDIAMKLGAGYPMGPFELFDYVGNDVTEFVSQAWVPYADKGLLPKELVKPVPMLTKMVAEGKLGRKSGAGFYDYSDASKPKKG, from the exons ATGATTGCGCCGGCCACCCGTCTCCCAgccgtcgctgccgccCGAGTATCGACACTCACGCGCCACCTCAGCTCGACCACTGCTCCGCGCGATGTCCGACGCCTCGCCGTCTTCGGCGCGGGCAGCATGGGCAGCGGTATCGCACAGGTCGCCGCGACCGGAGGGATCAAGGTCACCATGGCCGATGTGAGGGAGGACGCGTTGGA ACGCGGCATGGAGGGGATCAAAAAgtcgctcgcgcgcgttgCAAAGAAGCAGAGCCCGGATGATATCGACGGATTCGTgcagcgcgtcctcgccaacatTGAGACTACGACCAATGG CGAACAGGCTGTCGCGgatgtcgacctcgtgaTCGAGGCGGTTATTGAGCATCTGCCTTTGAAGCAGGAGCTGTTTGCGCGCTTGGACAAGGCCGCCAG GCCCGACACCATCTTCGCGTCCAACACCTCGTCTCTCCTCGTACAGGACATCGCCCAGTCCGTCAGCCCGGAACGCAGAGCCCTCTTTGGCGGATTACACTTCTTCAACCCGGCCGTCATGATgaagctcgtcgaggtcgtgcgAACCCCGCAAACAAACGACGAGGCCTACAACCTCCTCCTACACTTCGTCGACCAGAtcggcaaggtcggcgtcaaggccaaggacgtgCCCGGTTTCATCGTCAACCGTCTCCTGGTTCCCTACAAGC TGGAGGCAGTTCGCATGCTCGAGCGTGGGGACGCAAGCGCCGAGGATATCGATATCGCCATGAAGCTCGGGGCGGGATACC CCATGGGACCGTTCGAGCTGTTCGATTACGTCGGCAACGACGTGACGGAATTCGTTAGCCAGGCGTGGGTGCCATATGCCGACAAGGGGTTGCTGCCAaaggagctcgtcaagccCGTGCCGATGCTCACCAAGATGGTGGCAGAGGGCAAGCTGGGCCGCAAGTCTGGCGCCGGGTTCTACGACTACTCGGATGcgtccaagcccaagaagggTTGA
- a CDS encoding uncharacterized protein (C2 domain-containing protein) translates to MSTPQPPAPPSAGAPGGPSGAIVAALTASGGSESAGFLNDIIANLWPNISIVGRDMTKSIVEPMFASMLPSPLNSLHFVKIDLGKVPIKLGNVDTHKMASGAIKMDLDIDWDGECDIELDGKMIPKIGIEAIKLHGRMSMLLGPVINQIPLVGAAQVAFINPPYIKLKYTDVAAVANIGFIDRSINNVIQSILAGMMVLPNRFLVKLDAKNDWFSTFQSPLGILKVTAESASNLGAAKESKGFLGKLVHDEVDCFADVTLGAEKWRTKTINNNRHPEWNETHDYLLSDHDQVVTVEVVDDDHAGDDAIGKASVTVKELLMSGDSHEVSLKLDDKPTDGKVRIRGHFMALVADPASLSSQEEGTHGVVSVLIASAFNISGKREELKPSIKVVWGDSNFRTGIKADAPGSDVQNPSFDVAYNIPLSNKVTVRGAAPVRLILMDAEKERGSVDIPLDKVLNAPGMAVAEDYKLADGTVIRAAVVIRGTKSAH, encoded by the exons ATGTCCACTCCTCAGCCCCCCGCTCCTCCCTCTGCAGGCGCGCCCGGTGGCCCCTCTGGCGCCATCGTCGCTGCCCTCACCGCCTCTGGCGGCTCTGAGAGCGCTG GCTTCCTCAACGATATCATTGCCAACCTATGGCCCAACATCAGCATCGTTGGCCGCGACATGACCAAGTCGATCGTCGAGCCCATGTTCGCGAGCATGCTCCCCTCGCCCCTTAACTCGCTGCACTTTGTCAAGATTGATCTCGGCAAGGTCCCCATCAAGTTGGGCAACGTCGACACGCATAAGATGGCCAGCGGTGCCATAAAGATGgacctcgacatcgacTGGGATGGCGAGTGTgacatcgagctcgatggcAAGATGATTCCCAAGATCGGCATCGAGGCTATCAAGCTCCACGGCCGCATGAGCATGCTCCTTGGGCCCGTCATCAATCAGATTCCTCTC GTCGGTGCGGCCCAGGTAGCGTTTATCAACCCCCCATACATCAAACTCAAGTACACAGATGTGGCGGCGGTCGCCAACATCGGCTTCATCGATCGCTCGATCAACAACGTCATCCAGAGTATCCTCGCGGGTATGATGGTGCTGCCCAACCGTTTCCTCGTCAAGCTTGATGCCAAGAACGACTGGTTCAGCACGTTCCAGTCCCCTCTGGGTATTCTCAAG GTGACTGCCGAGAGCGCTTccaacctcggcgcggccaaggagagCAAGGGCTTCCTTGGCAAGTTAGTgcacgacgaggtcgactgCTTCGCCGACGTGACGCTCGGTGCCGAGAAGTGGCGCACCAAGACGATAAACAACAACCGCCACCCAGAGTGGAACGAGACGCACGACTACCTCCTCTCTGACCACGACCAGGTCGTTACGGTAGAGGTCGTGGACGACGATCATGCCGGAGATGACGCGATTGGCAAGGCGAGCGTCACGGTCAAGGAGCTTCTCATGAGCGGTGATAGCCACGAAGTGagcctcaagctcgacgatAAGCCCACGGATGGCAAGGTCCGCATCAGAGGCCACTTCAtggccctcgtcgccgaccccGCTTCCCTCAGTAgccaggaggagggcacGCACGGAGTGGTCTCCGTACTCATCGCATCGGCCTTCAACATCAGCGGCAAGAGAGAGGAGCTCAAGCCCAGCATCAAGGTCGTGTGGGGCGATTCCAACTTCCGTACCGGCATCAAGGCGGACGCGCCCGGCTCGGATGTCCAGAATCCCAGCTTCGACGTCGCGTACAATATTCCTCTCTCGAACAAGGTTACCGTGCGGGGCGCCGCGCCTGTGCGTCTCATCCTCATggacgccgagaaggagcgcggcTCCGTTGACATTCCTCTTGACAAGGTGCTCAATGCTCCTGGCATggcggtcgccgaggactACAAGCTCGCGGATGGCACTGTAATCCGCGCGGCGGTCGTCATCCGCGGCACCAAGTCGGCCCACTAG
- a CDS encoding uncharacterized protein (short chain dehydrogenase), whose protein sequence is MSLPAYYIVTGGTSGIGLEAAKAIASAKPNAKVIITGRSQPPEQLPANIELRQFDLGNLSEINAFVDGWDHPVSALLLNAGLAASGSPTFIDGVERTFAVNHLGGAALFFGLYDKGLIPIDARIILTSSGMHNPEMIGSPAKPHWTNAADVASAKEKEAQNPQNQYSNTKLANVLWSYALSRHSEDKGKEWTVAALDPGFVPAGGSKIFRESGVIMGAALVVMSYVPGLVSMLSGITTSTSERSGKALADLALSPGHKGERMAYYKVENKIESSKQSYDVGLQDDLWDWTIQKLGVKTDL, encoded by the exons ATGTCTTTGCCAGCTTACTACATCGTGACGGGCGGTACGTCCGGCAtcggccttgaggcggccaaggcgatTGCGTCAGCCAAGCCAAACGCCAAGGTCATCATCACTGGGCGG TCCCAGCCGCCCGAGCAACTCCCGGCAAACATCGAGCTGCGCCAATTTGACCTTGGAAACCTGTCCGAGATCAATGCCTTCGTCGACGGTTGGGACCACCCCGTCTCGGCGCTCCTCCTGAATGCCgggttggcggcgagtggCTCGCCAACCTTCATCGACGGGGTGGAGCGCACCTTTGCCGTCAACCATCTGGGCGGAGCAGCACTCTTCTTCGGACTGTACGACAAGGGTTTGATCCCTATCGACGCCCGCATCATCCTCACCAGCAGCGGAATGCATAACCCCGAAATGATCGGCAGTCCCGCCAAGCCGCACTGGACGAATGCTGCTGACGTCGCctcggccaaggagaaAGAGGCGCAGAACCCCCAGAATCAGTACAGCAACACCAAACTGGCCAACGTGCTCTGGTCCTATGCCCTGTCGCGGCATTccgaggacaagggcaaAGAGTGGACGGTGGCCGCGCTCGATCCCGGATTCGTGCCCGCCGGCGGGTCCAAGATATTCCGCGAGAGCGGTGTTATCATGGGCGCAGCGTTGGTCGTCATGAGCTACGTGCCCGGCCTCGTTTCTATGTTGTCGGGTATCACTACGTCTACTTCGGAGCGTAGTGGTAAGGCTCTGGCCGACCTGGCTCTGAGCCCAGGACACAAGGGCGAGAGGATGGCGTATTACAAGGTCGAAAACAAGATCGAGAGCAGCAAGCAGAGCTACGACGTTGGGCTCCAGGACGACTTGTGGGACTGGACCATCCAGAAACTCGGAGTCAAGACCGACTTGTAA